A region of Paenibacillus sp. 37 DNA encodes the following proteins:
- a CDS encoding Rrf2 family transcriptional regulator: MRQISSRFSIAVHTLSLIAVMPNECTGDMIAQSVNTNPVIIRRIMSKLKQAGLIDVRPGVGGASLLKDPADITLLDVYRALEVVEDGELFNFHKHPNPKCPVGNMIEHTLRAELIEAQTAMEQRLNRVTIQQMMDQIHVSE; encoded by the coding sequence ATGAGACAAATCAGCAGTCGCTTTTCCATTGCGGTTCATACCCTGTCCCTGATCGCTGTTATGCCCAATGAATGCACCGGAGATATGATAGCGCAGAGTGTGAATACCAATCCCGTGATTATTCGGCGGATTATGTCCAAGCTGAAACAGGCTGGTCTAATTGACGTCAGACCCGGTGTGGGCGGTGCTTCCTTGTTGAAAGATCCGGCCGACATTACCCTTCTCGATGTATATCGAGCGCTAGAGGTCGTGGAGGATGGGGAATTGTTTAACTTTCACAAACATCCGAATCCGAAATGTCCGGTCGGCAACATGATTGAACACACCTTGCGTGCCGAACTCATTGAGGCTCAGACAGCCATGGAACAGCGCTTGAATCGTGTAACCATACAGCAGATGATGGATCAGATTCATGTCTCTGAATAA
- the rnhA gene encoding ribonuclease H translates to MAKQKYYVVWEGKKPGVYNTWADCKAQTDHYTGAKYKSYESKAAAEEAYRAGWKGNWGSSAGGASKTKSAGSGRSAGMETSEEVDYDSISVDVGTRGNPGPVEYKGVDTRTGEIIFSVGPISKGTNNLGEFLAIVHALAHLKKEGSSKTVYTDSVNAMKWLKQKKVATTLPRDNSTEEIWLMIDRAEQWLQTNTYSNKVLKWQTKQWGEIKADYGRK, encoded by the coding sequence GTGGCAAAACAGAAATACTATGTTGTCTGGGAAGGCAAGAAGCCTGGTGTGTATAACACATGGGCAGATTGCAAAGCGCAGACGGATCATTATACTGGAGCAAAATATAAATCCTATGAGTCCAAAGCAGCCGCAGAAGAAGCGTATCGTGCTGGATGGAAAGGGAACTGGGGTTCAAGTGCAGGCGGAGCGTCGAAGACAAAGTCGGCTGGTAGCGGAAGAAGTGCTGGCATGGAAACGTCAGAGGAAGTGGATTACGACAGCATCTCTGTTGATGTGGGCACACGTGGTAACCCCGGACCTGTAGAATACAAAGGGGTAGACACCCGCACCGGTGAGATTATTTTCTCCGTTGGACCGATCTCCAAAGGCACGAACAATCTGGGCGAATTTTTGGCCATTGTACATGCCCTCGCACATCTGAAAAAAGAAGGCAGCAGCAAAACGGTGTATACGGATTCGGTCAATGCCATGAAATGGCTAAAGCAGAAAAAAGTAGCCACGACCTTGCCAAGAGACAACTCCACGGAAGAGATCTGGTTGATGATTGACCGTGCGGAGCAGTGGCTCCAGACGAATACGTACAGCAATAAAGTGCTAAAATGGCAGACCAAACAGTGGGGCGAAATCAAGGCAGATTACGGCCGGAAATAA
- a CDS encoding serine/threonine protein kinase: protein MRKDNCKMALQRNVIINDTYQVRQVLASSELAIVYAGRDRNTGAKVAIKEFFPQRLAERQVDKRRVFCSSRGYGGQYQELLAAFLLEGELLSKLDHPHIVSYLDHFEANDTGYLVMEYCTGITLTEYLNEHNHALDAAFITETLLPLVDTLDYIHKQGILHRDVKPSNIMVMEDGTPKLLDFGSATRWPMQSGEKQVIFTSTGYSPLEFYSEKSSQGPMSDIYSLAALLHYWTCGQPPMDVKQRLFQDELPSVRSHNEYVNPWLARVIHWGLTVRSEKRCASLVWVRSSLRVQAWVWKVRKPGTVEWSLAENEHTQVYEVEPKKQHEMA, encoded by the coding sequence ATGAGAAAAGACAATTGCAAAATGGCATTGCAGCGCAATGTAATTATAAATGATACATATCAGGTAAGACAGGTATTAGCCAGCAGTGAGTTGGCTATTGTATATGCAGGGCGAGATCGTAACACGGGTGCCAAGGTAGCCATTAAGGAATTCTTCCCACAGAGACTGGCTGAACGTCAGGTAGACAAACGGAGAGTGTTCTGTTCTTCGCGAGGATATGGTGGACAATATCAGGAGTTACTGGCAGCATTTCTGCTCGAAGGTGAATTGTTATCGAAACTGGATCATCCTCATATTGTTTCGTATTTGGATCATTTTGAAGCGAATGATACGGGGTATCTCGTTATGGAATACTGCACGGGAATCACATTGACCGAGTATCTGAATGAACATAATCATGCTCTTGATGCTGCCTTCATAACGGAGACGCTGCTTCCACTGGTGGATACATTGGATTACATACATAAGCAAGGCATTCTTCACCGGGATGTGAAACCTTCCAACATTATGGTTATGGAAGATGGTACACCCAAACTTCTGGACTTTGGCTCAGCTACCCGTTGGCCTATGCAATCCGGAGAGAAACAGGTGATATTTACATCGACAGGTTATTCTCCGCTGGAGTTCTATTCAGAGAAATCCAGTCAGGGACCGATGTCGGACATCTATAGTTTGGCTGCTCTGCTCCATTATTGGACATGCGGGCAACCCCCTATGGACGTGAAACAGCGGTTGTTCCAGGATGAATTGCCATCTGTTCGCTCACATAATGAGTATGTGAATCCTTGGCTCGCTCGTGTTATTCATTGGGGGTTGACGGTTCGTTCTGAGAAACGCTGTGCTTCCTTAGTTTGGGTCAGAAGCTCGCTGCGAGTTCAAGCCTGGGTATGGAAAGTGCGCAAGCCAGGTACAGTGGAATGGTCTTTAGCCGAGAATGAACATACACAGGTCTATGAAGTGGAGCCGAAAAAGCAACATGAAATGGCTTGA
- the imm48 gene encoding Imm48 family immunity protein has translation MTEFINADDINDVILGAAANELEQMVDKMCELIGTPLEQTTELERQVMAAFGFGAVYGITHRDQLAEPQAHALSIRMLIKPFNYSEQQAVDFADDLIRVASDREVHPVMNTIIQRGIDGHRQFNQEDDEGLERNIQEILTAVQSQN, from the coding sequence ATGACTGAATTTATCAACGCTGACGATATTAATGACGTAATTCTTGGTGCGGCAGCAAACGAGCTGGAGCAGATGGTGGACAAAATGTGTGAGCTGATTGGTACGCCATTGGAACAGACGACAGAACTGGAGCGTCAGGTAATGGCTGCTTTTGGTTTTGGCGCGGTGTATGGCATCACTCATCGAGATCAGCTGGCGGAGCCGCAGGCTCATGCCTTGAGCATTCGGATGCTGATTAAACCGTTTAATTATAGTGAGCAGCAGGCGGTTGATTTTGCCGATGATCTGATTCGGGTGGCTTCTGATCGTGAGGTTCATCCGGTGATGAATACGATTATCCAACGTGGGATTGATGGACACCGCCAATTCAATCAGGAAGACGACGAAGGATTGGAACGTAACATTCAGGAGATTTTAACCGCGGTTCAATCGCAAAATTAG
- a CDS encoding alpha/beta fold hydrolase, producing the protein MSSIYRSEEGKSSILEEYEIYLNELGEKFTREYVETRFGKTHVLLTGPLDGKPLFILQGGNCVNPMTLSWFSSLFKEYRIIAPDTIGHPGYSEEASISTRFDSLALWVSDLLDHYDIEKSAFIGPSFGGGIILRLATYIPERISCAVLVAPAGLAVNSKIKTAQDITLPLVKYRMTSSPSSLQKITDNMSCNCMKEMDKNIIGKLFKYVSIDQDLPKLTEREELVNYTSPTLLLVGEKDVFFPADKCIERAQKIIQNVQAIKYDTGHFPSQDVLVQMNEEIGRFLQNNY; encoded by the coding sequence ATGAGTTCCATTTATAGAAGTGAAGAAGGCAAGAGCAGCATACTTGAAGAGTATGAGATTTATTTGAACGAGTTGGGTGAGAAATTTACTCGGGAGTATGTAGAGACGCGTTTTGGCAAGACGCATGTTTTACTGACAGGTCCTCTAGATGGCAAGCCGTTATTTATTCTCCAGGGCGGTAATTGTGTGAATCCGATGACATTATCATGGTTCTCTTCTTTATTTAAAGAATACCGGATTATTGCTCCTGATACGATTGGTCATCCTGGTTATAGTGAGGAAGCGAGTATCTCCACACGGTTTGATAGTTTGGCATTATGGGTATCCGATCTGTTAGATCACTATGATATTGAGAAAAGTGCATTTATCGGTCCATCGTTTGGAGGAGGCATTATCCTCAGACTGGCTACCTATATCCCGGAACGTATCTCGTGTGCCGTATTGGTTGCTCCTGCGGGTCTTGCGGTCAATTCCAAAATTAAAACAGCTCAGGATATCACGCTGCCGCTCGTCAAGTATCGGATGACGTCTTCACCATCTTCTTTGCAAAAAATTACGGACAACATGTCGTGCAACTGCATGAAAGAAATGGATAAAAACATTATCGGCAAACTTTTTAAATACGTCAGCATAGATCAGGATTTGCCCAAGCTAACGGAGCGAGAAGAACTGGTGAATTATACGTCACCAACCTTGTTATTGGTAGGGGAGAAGGATGTCTTTTTCCCTGCGGATAAGTGTATTGAACGCGCTCAAAAGATTATTCAAAATGTTCAAGCCATCAAGTATGATACAGGGCATTTTCCTTCACAGGACGTATTGGTTCAGATGAACGAGGAAATAGGACGTTTTTTACAGAATAATTATTAA
- a CDS encoding RNA 2'-phosphotransferase translates to MDLMKLSKELSYALRHAPWEYELELDEEGWVEISQLLVALHESPQWKEVTQADLEQMIQASEKKRHEIRSGRIRALYGHSTPHKISKIPAKPPETLYHGTPARAVHSIMEHGLQPRQRQYVHLSADIDTANQVGRRRDDLPVILKINAAQAATDGILFYHGNENIWLADHIPARYILEQ, encoded by the coding sequence TTGGATCTGATGAAATTAAGCAAGGAACTCTCATACGCTCTGCGACATGCACCATGGGAGTATGAGCTGGAACTGGACGAAGAGGGTTGGGTGGAAATCTCGCAATTGCTGGTGGCTTTACATGAAAGTCCGCAGTGGAAGGAAGTCACACAAGCCGATCTGGAGCAGATGATTCAAGCCTCGGAGAAAAAGAGGCACGAAATCCGTTCAGGCCGCATCCGGGCATTGTATGGACATTCGACACCTCATAAGATATCGAAGATACCTGCTAAGCCACCGGAAACCCTGTACCATGGGACGCCGGCACGCGCAGTGCATTCTATTATGGAACATGGCTTACAGCCGCGGCAAAGGCAATATGTACATCTGTCCGCAGATATCGATACGGCCAATCAGGTGGGACGAAGACGGGATGATCTGCCTGTCATTTTGAAAATCAATGCTGCTCAAGCGGCCACAGATGGAATCCTCTTTTATCATGGAAATGAAAATATCTGGCTGGCCGATCACATTCCCGCACGTTATATTCTTGAGCAGTGA
- a CDS encoding SDR family oxidoreductase encodes MKILVTGATGQLGSLVVEALLKTDSAKDVAVSVRNPEKAEALRTQGVDVRHGDFDQPETLEKAFAGVDRLLLISTDGDNETRIRQHQAAIDAAKNAGVGFIAYTSVVNAEKNTLSLAEVHRATEKAIRESGIPYSFLRNNWYLENEAGSVQAATQGAPWVHATNDSQVGWATRSDYAHAAAAVLAGEGHENTVYELSGKLRTQAELAAIVGEVLGQEINVQNVDDAAYADIMKGAGLPDFVVSMLVDMQSAIREGALAVESDTLEKLLGRPAQPLSEGIKAILGK; translated from the coding sequence ATGAAAATTTTGGTCACTGGCGCAACAGGTCAATTGGGTTCACTGGTTGTAGAGGCATTGTTAAAAACGGATTCTGCCAAGGATGTGGCAGTAAGTGTACGTAATCCAGAGAAAGCGGAAGCACTCCGCACTCAAGGCGTTGACGTGCGTCACGGTGATTTCGATCAACCGGAGACGTTGGAGAAAGCTTTTGCCGGTGTAGACCGTCTGTTGCTCATCTCCACCGATGGTGACAATGAAACGCGTATTCGCCAACATCAGGCTGCCATTGACGCTGCCAAGAACGCAGGCGTTGGTTTCATCGCTTATACAAGCGTTGTGAATGCAGAGAAAAACACCCTTTCCCTGGCGGAAGTTCACCGCGCTACAGAAAAAGCGATTCGTGAATCCGGCATTCCTTATTCCTTCCTGCGCAACAACTGGTACCTGGAAAATGAAGCAGGCAGTGTGCAAGCCGCTACGCAAGGCGCACCTTGGGTTCATGCCACCAATGACAGCCAAGTAGGCTGGGCTACCCGCAGTGACTACGCCCATGCTGCTGCAGCTGTACTCGCAGGTGAAGGACATGAGAATACCGTATATGAATTGTCCGGCAAACTACGTACGCAAGCTGAACTGGCTGCCATTGTTGGTGAAGTGCTTGGACAGGAAATCAACGTGCAAAACGTGGACGATGCCGCTTACGCTGACATCATGAAAGGCGCAGGTCTACCGGACTTTGTCGTATCGATGCTTGTTGATATGCAAAGTGCCATCCGTGAAGGCGCATTGGCTGTAGAGAGTGATACTTTAGAGAAATTGCTTGGCCGTCCGGCTCAGCCACTTAGCGAAGGTATTAAAGCAATTTTAGGCAAGTAA